GCGCGAGAAGATCCGCGGCGACAAGAAGTACGGCCGCTCCATCGGCTTCCGCTACCACGACGGCAAGCCCGGCATCGTCGAGGGCCTGCTCTCCCGTGGCGACCGCCGGATCGGCGCGGTCATCCGTGAGGTCTACGAGCGCGGCGGGCGCTTCGACGGCTGGCGCGAGTACTTCTCCTACGACCTGTGGATGGAGTGCGCCGCCAAGGCCCTGCCCCCGCAGGGAGTCGACGTCGACTGGTACACCACGCGCGAGCGCTCCTACGAGGAGGTCCTCCCCTGGGACCACCTCGACTCCGGTCTCGACAAGGACTGGCTCTGGGAGGACTGGCAGGACGCCCTCGACGAGACCGAGGTCCCCGACTGCCGCTGGGACCCCTGCTTCGACTGCGGCGTGTGTCCTCAGCTCGACCTCGATATCCAGGTCGGGCCGACGGGGAAGAAGCTGCTGCCGCTGTCGGTCGTGAAGTAGCCGCTCGGCAAGCGCCATGAACCCCCGGTGTCCCTCCAAGGGAGGACACCGGGGGCCCGATTCAGGGGCGGTTCAAGGCGCGGACCGCGCGGCCGGTGGGGGAAGAGCCGTCAGGCTCCCTCACCCTGGTCCTGCTCGGAACCCTCGACCTCGATGGGAAGGGTGTTGCCCTTGCCCTTGACGTGGGTCTTGATGTCACCGGTCGAGATCGCCTCGTTCTGGGCTTCCGTCTTGATGTCCCTTGAGTTCTTGGTGAGGTTGGCCGACTGGTCGCCGGGGCCGCTCTCGTCCGCGAACAGCGCGTCTCCGAGGATGAGGTAGTAGTTGTTGGAAGCCCCCCGGTGCGGGAAGGAGGGCGAGGAGACGGGGTGCGCGGCCTTCTCCGCCTTGCCTACTGGGGCGGCCGACGCCGTCGGGACGGCGAACGCGGCGATGCCGATGGCCGCCACTACGGTCGCTGCGGCGCGCGAGAGGTTCTTCATCGGATCCTCGGCTTTCATGACTTGAGGCTTGTCATCCTGGTGGGATTCGACTCCACAGTTCCCCGGAGCCGGCCTGCCTCTCGGCCGACGGAGAGTGTTCACCGCTTCGAGCGGTGAGACAGGCCATCCGGCGGCTCGGATGTGTCGAGTGCCGCACCGAGGCCCACAGGTGGCCCTTCGCCGAGGTTGAGCCGCCGGGAACCAGCCCGATGACGAATTCCGTTACCGGATCCCCACATCCTGAGCTGAACCGCTGGATCCAGCTCCCTCGTCACTTCAGCAGTGAACGCCTATCAGCCACGCCATGGCGCGACCACCCGCACGCGAGAACCAGAAGGGTGTCTGACGGCCGCGATCCGGCTGCCGGTGCGGATCGTGATGTTCGTGCTGGTGCTGCCGGTGCGGATGGTGTGGGACGCGCTGGTGATCGCCGGGCGGGCGGTGCGGCGGGGCGTGCTGGTGCCGCTGGGCCGCGGGCTGGCCTGGCTCGGGCGCACATTCGTGGTCACGCCGCTGGTCTGGGCCGGCCGTGGGCTGGCCTGGGCGGGGCGGACGCTGGTGGCCGCGCCGCTCGGCTGGATCTGGCGCAGCGTGCTCGTGCCCGTCGGGCGGGGTCTCGGCGCGGTGCTGGCGTGGACGGGCAAGGCCCTCTTGTGGGTGGCCAAGGCGCTGTTCTTCTGGCCGTGGGCCGCGCTGTGGCGCTATGTGCTGGCTCCGGTGGGGCGGGGGCTCGCCGTGGCGGTGGCGCTGCTCGTCCGTGTTCTGCTGGTGACCCCGCTGACCTGGATCCACGCCCAGCTCCTGGCCCCCCTCGGACGGGGGATCGCGGTGGCTCTCGCCTGGCTGTGGCGGTACCTGGTCGTCGCGCCGCTCAGCGGTGTCCACCGGTACGTGCTGACCCCGCTCGGCCACGCGGTGGCCGCCGTCGTACGCGGCACCGGGGCCGCCCTCGCCTGGCTGGGCCGGTATCTGCTGGTCGTACCGGTGCTGGCCGTCCACCGCTGGGTGCTCGTACCACTGGGACGGGGCCTGGCCGTGGTCGCGCGGGAGACGGCCGACGCCGTGGTGATCGCCTGGAAGACGGCGGGCCGCGTGACCCGCTCGGTCTTCGGCTTCCTCGGGCGGGTGCTGCGCTTCGTCGGGCGGGTGCTCCGCGCGCTGCTGGTGACCCCCTTCGTGTGGGTGTGGCAGCAGTTGGTGGCCCCTGTCGGACGTGCGGTACGTGACCACCTCTGGCGCCCTTTCGCGAGTGGCCTGCGGGCGGCGGGGCGCTCCGTGCGCGCGGCGCTCTCGTCCGCGAGGGCATCGGTTCGCGCCACGCGGGCAGAGATACGGCGTGCGTGTCTTTCGGCGTTTGGCGCGCCCCGCACTCAAGAGCGGGAGCGGCTGCCGGAAGGCCGCCGCGTACCCTAGGCAGAAGGATCATCCGCACAAACGCACAACGTGTGCCAGGCCGCCGCCAGCCCCGAGGGCGCGGAGCCGGGCCGCCCGTGCGGACTTCCGTCTTCGTACACGTCCTGTCAACGAAGGGTGGCCGCCCCGCGTGCCGCCCGGCACCGAGGAGAGAACCACTGGGCAAGCGACAGCCCGAAGGTCCGCCGCCCGCACCCGTCGTGCAGCGTGTCCGTCTGCGCTACACGAAGCGAGGCCGCCTTCGGTTCACCAGCCACCGCGACTTCCAGCGCGCCTTCGAAAGAGCACTGCGCCGGGCCGAGGTGCCCATGGCGTACTCCGCCGGCTTCACCCCGCACCCCCGCGTCTCCTACGCCAACGCCGCCCCCACCGGCACCGGCAGTGAGGCCGAGTACCTGGAGATCGCCCTCGCCCAGCGCCGCGAGCCGTCCGAGCTGTGCACGCTGCTCGACGCGTTCATGCCCGCCGGGCTCGACATCGTCGACACCGTCGAGGCTCACGGCTCCGACTTCAGCGACCGCCTCCAGGCATCCGAATGGGAGCTGAGGCTCGACGGCGTCACCCCCGAGGAGGCCGCCGGCGCCGTCGGTACGTTCCTCGCGGCCGAGACCGTCGAGGTGAAACGCCAGACCAAGAAGGGCATCCGCACCTTCGACGCGCGCGCCGCCGTCCTCGCGCTCACCGCCGCCGCACCCGCCGCCGACGAGGACCCGGCAGCCTGGGCCGATAGGCCCGGCGCCCCCGCCTGTGCGATACTGCGGCTGGTAGTACAGCACGTGACACCTGCCGTACGACCCGACGACGTCCTGTCCGGTCTCCGCGCTACGGCCGACCTGGCGCCGCCGGTCCCCCCAGGGGTGACCAGGCTGGCGCAGGGGCCGCTCGATGAGGAGACAGGCACGGTGACCGACCCGTTCGCGCCTGACCGCGACGCGTTCCCCGGACCCACGGGCCCGGGAGATCTTCCCAGCGTCGCGACGGCTCGGGGCGGCACCGCGTAGGAACCGCCGCCGAACGAAGCGCCGCCGCTGTCGCACGCCAGGGAGCCACCCGGGCCGCTGTACGGCAGGCGAGCGCACAGACCAGCAGACTTTCGCCGTAGCCGGCCCGGGACAAGGGCCCGGAACCGGCGAGTGAGACAACAGCTCCCGCGCGGCGCCCGCGCCCCGGAGAGCGTTCCGCCCCAGGCGGACCGCCCCGGACCGAACGAGCGCGGCGCCCGGGAGCGTGACGGGAGAACCGCCCGCATGCTCGAACCAACTGAATCCAACGAGCCCGAGGCCGCAGCAGGAGACCCCATTTCCACGGGATCCGCGCAGACCGCAGGGTCAGTTCAAACCCCAGGAGCCGCCGGCACCACGCCCAGCGACACCCTTCCCCCACGCCGCAGGCGCCGTGCGGCCAGCCGCCCGGCAGGCCCGCCCGTCGCTCCGGACGCCGGCGCGGCCGACGCCGGGACGCTCTCCGTACAGGACAGCGCCCAGCCGTCCGACCCGGACGCACAGCCCGCCGACGGCGCTGCCGAAAGCGCCCCCGGAACGGGCAGCGGCCCCGCCCGGAGCGCGGGCACAGGGGAGACCGAGGCGCCCGCCGCCCGTACCCGCCGTCGCGCCACCCGCAAGGCGACAGCCCCGGCCGGGTCCCCGCCCCCGGCGGAGCCCGCAGCCCCCACCGAGGCTGCCGAGCCCGTTGCCCGGACCACAGAGACCGCTGGGGCCACAGAGCCCGCTGAGGGCGCCGGAGCCGGGGACACCGCTGGTGCGGTGACCACGCCCCCCGCCCGTAGCCGCCGCCGCGCCACTCGCGCCGTCTCCGCTCCGGAGGCCCAGGAGGGCGAGGCCGCGCAGTCGGCGTCCGCCGCGCAGGCCGACGCCGGTGAGGCCGAGGCCCCCGAACCGCAGGCCCGTACGCGCCGCCGCTCCACGCGCCGGACGGCCCCCACGTCGACGGACGCCGACGCCGCGGCCACCGCGGACACGGAGACGGGCGAGACGCCCGCTCCGGCGCCCGCCACCCGCTCGCGCCGCCGCACGGCCGCCGCCGAGGAGCCCGCCGTCGAGACCGCCGCGTCCGCCGGGACCGGTGGGGCCGCGGAGGGTGAGGCCGCTCCCAAGGCGCGCACGCGCCGCCGGGCGACCCGTACCGCTTCGGCACCCGAAGCCGGGGAGGCGGCACAGTCGCCCGAGACCGCCGGCGCCGAGGAGACGAAGGCCCCGAGCCAGGCGGAGGCCGCCGAGGCACCCGCGGCCGAGCCCAAGACCCGTACCCGCCGCCGCGCCGCGCGGCCGGCTTCCGCCGCGCAGCCCGAGGCGTCCGAGACGGCTCCGGCGGCCGAGAGCGCCAAGACGTCGGCGA
This sequence is a window from Streptomyces sp. NBC_01775. Protein-coding genes within it:
- a CDS encoding TIGR03936 family radical SAM-associated protein, giving the protein MQRVRLRYTKRGRLRFTSHRDFQRAFERALRRAEVPMAYSAGFTPHPRVSYANAAPTGTGSEAEYLEIALAQRREPSELCTLLDAFMPAGLDIVDTVEAHGSDFSDRLQASEWELRLDGVTPEEAAGAVGTFLAAETVEVKRQTKKGIRTFDARAAVLALTAAAPAADEDPAAWADRPGAPACAILRLVVQHVTPAVRPDDVLSGLRATADLAPPVPPGVTRLAQGPLDEETGTVTDPFAPDRDAFPGPTGPGDLPSVATARGGTA